The genomic stretch TGCGGCTGGAATCCACGTCTGAACTCTTGCAAACACCCAACTCTTCATCAGGACTATCCGCTGTGCGTAAACCTGGGGAATTAAAGGGTTAGAGAAACTGCACAGACTCCGCTGGTGAGTGTCAATCCCAACCTTATTATTAAAAGCGCGATGTGATCAATAATCTAACCCTTCCATGCGAAAGGATGCTTAGTTTTTGGTGAAAAGCAGGCTGGACCATGTGCGTCTTCAGTTTCTCCTCGGTGTTCACATTTATTAGTTTTCCGTTTAACTATGTGCAAGATGAGGCGTTTTCTCAGAGACGCTGATTAGATGCGGTGGGCTGTGTGTGGCGTATAGCGCGTTCCTCCGTTATTTGTAACCCAGCAACTGTCCCAGTGAATAACCAGCTGAACAAATCCTATTGACACCATTATTCAATCAGAGGAACACCGCCGAGAACTCAACTTTTCAATATACCTCTAAAGTCTACtaacttcatgtttttatcaacaTGCTCGGATACTCAGCACGTGATTATTGAAAACAATATCTTAAAAGTTCCACGAGCTAAGGCAGACAGTGTCAGAGTCAAATGTGCTTGACGGGATCGGACGGTGATTTGTGTTTCAGGTATGGATCATGACACGCAGAAGTCCTCTCTGCGCAAGCGCACCAGCACGTCTCCTCCCTCTACCTGAGGAGCGCACCTGGATCCAACGAGACGGAAGTTTTGTGAAGTGCAAATCTCTTTTCGTTTTCACGAAAAACAAAGAGTTAGTTGGAGTCCACGTAACAAAAGAGGGTCTCCGGTCAAAGGAAAGAGGATGCTATTCGTTGGATTTTACAGGAACAATCTGAAACTTTCTAACATGAATCTGTAGTTCAGCGGCTCATATGGTATGTGGTCCTTTTTCTCTAAGGGAATCCGAGCAAAGAATGTTTGTGCGTGATTTGTAGATAGTAGCTCACCACTGTTAACTTCACCAAGAGCTGCTACACATAATGATTACAGATGTTTTGATTTCAAATACCACAAAAAGTTGCTTATAGTACACGATGTGGTGACATGGCTTTTAGCCtaatgtgaatgtaaaaatgtgataacTGCTTTACTGGTATCTAATCACCAAAAAACATCTGactctatgtatttatttattgtagctGAAACTCAGTCTAAAACCAGCCTGCCCTCCATTCAAGAAGAATGACAGTTCTCCGCAGAGTGCTCCGAAGGCGGCTGCACCCACTGAAACTGGTTTTAGTGGCCCTTGTCTTTGTCACATTTGTATTATTCATACAATGGGAAGTTGGGAGCCAAAGTCCTGAGGAGGACCCTTGGCTGAAAGAGATTGCAGTGAAGCGGGATGCCATGCTGGGCATGGTGATGGGAGCAGTCAATAACTTCAGGGATGTAATGCCAAAGATGCAGATCAAAGCTCCTGTACGTCAGCAGGACAATGCAGACAGCATGTCCTGTCTGCCGGGTCACTACACTGCTGCTGAGCTCAGGCCAGCCCTGGAGCGACCACCTCAGAACCCTCTTGCTCCTGGAGCTGCTGGGAAGCCCTTCAACACAGACTCACTGAGCCCTGCAGAgcagaaggaaaaggagaagggtGAAGAGAAACACTGCTTTAACCTCTACGCCAGCGACCGCATCTCCTTGAGCAGAGACCTGGGTGCAGACACGAGACCACCAGAGTATGTTGGCTAGTCTTTATGCTGTTGATAAACCTGTAAAGAAAATCTCTTGTTTACCCAAATTttgcaaaaaaagaacaaaaagatgaTGGTGTTAGTGATCATAGTTAACCAAATAATCTTCAATTTATTTTCCACATGATTATAAATCACAGACATCATGTGATTGCACCACCTAGTGGGTGTAAATGCAGCTTTGATGTTGTACAGGATGAACTTTAAGTTGCATACTGGGCCAATACACCAGTCTATTAAGTAAAGTCACTGAAAGATTCCCACATAGATTAGTGTAATATAGATTGGGTAATATAAAACTGACTGTCTAACCCAAAACAAATTCATCATATTTGCTTTTTGCAACTCGGGGAAGTCTCAGGCAGAAACCTCAGAGATGATTGTTCTGACTAAGACTTTGTTTCAGTATGTCTGCCCAGTTACTGTGGCCAGTTCAGGAAGAAGCACAGTTATGTTTGGCTAATTACACTATATCCAAGTACATGTGAGTCCAAGTACATGTCAGTACATAGTCAGTACATGACACAGACATAAAGCCTATCCGTGTACTGGATCTTATTAGAGGGAATTACAAAATCTCTCCCACTCAGATATGGCAGGTATTTCAAAAGGCTGCCACACATGCGGTGGCACAGCTGAAATGGACACCCCCCAGGGGAGAGTCTGCAGATGTAATAACTAGACTATTGTGCCACTTTACAGGACAGTCAAATCTTTGTGCTCTTTTTCCTTCTTGCTGCAGATGCATTGAGCAAACCTTCAGGCGATGCCCCCCCTTGCCGACCACCAGCGTGATAATTGTGTTTCACAATGAGGCTTGGAGCACTCTGCTAAGGACAGTATACAGTGTCCTCCACACCTCCCCTGCCATTCTCCTCAAGGAGATCATCCTTGTGGACGACGCCAGTGTGGACGGTAAAACTCAAAAGGGCCCTTCAGGACCGCCCTGCTCTCTTTTGGGTTTGGTTTCATGCAGCGTGTTGGGTGGGCAGCTCTTTGGTGTGCCACAAAACTTGCAGAGAGGAGCTCCTGCTCTTACTGTAGCCCATGAAGTGGGTTACAAGAAGAGGGGCTGCTAGTGAATACTTTCCTAAGAGGAATTAGCAGTAGTTGTGCTTAGACATGAGTCAGAAGTAACTCTTGTAAACAGGTCTGATAGgtaggaaaaaacaaaaccctggAAAGGAAAGAGGTTTTTACGGAATGCAATCCATCTGATACTCTAAATTAAGTTATTTGTTGGGATGAAGCCACAGATGGAGCCCTGCTGTACAACAATACAGAAACTGTAGTGCAGAAACTGGTCAGACAGACTTGAAAGCCAACCAGTTTTGTCCTTTTCCCACCtgtttgaattttattttcCAGGTTAAGGACTTTGAATATTTAATCAATTTGTCGCCACAGCAATCAGTGAGCCTTTATTCTAAGAATGTGTTCATATGAGACTGTTTATATAAGATTGTGTGCAACATTTACTCTCATATTATGTCATTTGATTTTTCATAATGTTCTTTTCAACCTCTGTAACTTTATGTCTCATGTATGTCCCATAATTTCAGATGTGTTAAAGGATGAGTTGGATGAGTATTTGAAGCAGCTGAGCATTGTGCGAGTTGTCCGCCAACGACAAAGGAAAGGACTCATCACTGCTCGGCTGCTGGGTGCCTCTGTAGCCACTGGTGACACGCTTACCTTTCTAGACGCCCACTGTTAGTCGACACCACTTACATCACTCACACATGAAAACAGGTTGCATTAACAATCTAAAATGAGCTGTTAAGTGGTTGTTGTTAAAAGTGATGATGTGACACAacgtggtgtgtgtggtgtatgtgtgtatgtatgtatgtgtgtgtgtgtgtgtctgtgtgtgtgtgtgtgtgtgttcgtgttcgTTAACAGGTGAATGTTTTAATGGATGGCTGGAACCTCTGCTGGCCAGGATAGCAGAGAACTCCACTGTAGTAGTCAGTCCTGATATAACTACTATTGATCTCAATACCTTTGAGTTCATGAAACCTTCCCCATATGGCCAGAACCACAACCGGGGCAACTTTGACTGGGGCCTGTCATTTGGCTGGGAGAGTCTCCCAGatcatgagaaaaaaaggaggagggacGAAACATACCCTATCAAGTATGCAAATAGTGTGCATGAGTATAGAATATCAACTTTATATAGTTTTGTGTGAAATAGTTAAAAACCTTTAACCACATTTCTCTACAGGACTCCCACATTTGCTGGTGGGCTCTTCTCCATCTCAAAGGAATATTTTTACCATATTGGAAGCTATGATGAGGAAATGCAAATCTGGGGCGGTGAGAATATTGAAATGTCTTTCAGGGTAAGACATTACTAAATTGTCATTCTGGATGTGCCGCTGTTCTGTTGTCACTGAGGCCTTTTGCCTGTTGGAAGTATCCAAATGGCTGCTTAGGTGTGTCCAACAGTGTGTCATTATGCATCTCTTCTTGTTATCTGACCAATAACCTGCAGGTGTGGCAGTGCGGTGGACAGCTGGAGATAATCCCTTGCTCTATTGTTGGCCATGTTTTCCGCACTAAGAGCCCCCACACCTTCCCCAAGGGCACGCAAGTGATTGCTCGTAACCAGGTAC from Scomber scombrus chromosome 13, fScoSco1.1, whole genome shotgun sequence encodes the following:
- the galnt3 gene encoding polypeptide N-acetylgalactosaminyltransferase 3, with amino-acid sequence MTVLRRVLRRRLHPLKLVLVALVFVTFVLFIQWEVGSQSPEEDPWLKEIAVKRDAMLGMVMGAVNNFRDVMPKMQIKAPVRQQDNADSMSCLPGHYTAAELRPALERPPQNPLAPGAAGKPFNTDSLSPAEQKEKEKGEEKHCFNLYASDRISLSRDLGADTRPPECIEQTFRRCPPLPTTSVIIVFHNEAWSTLLRTVYSVLHTSPAILLKEIILVDDASVDDVLKDELDEYLKQLSIVRVVRQRQRKGLITARLLGASVATGDTLTFLDAHCECFNGWLEPLLARIAENSTVVVSPDITTIDLNTFEFMKPSPYGQNHNRGNFDWGLSFGWESLPDHEKKRRRDETYPIKTPTFAGGLFSISKEYFYHIGSYDEEMQIWGGENIEMSFRVWQCGGQLEIIPCSIVGHVFRTKSPHTFPKGTQVIARNQVRLAEVWMDDYKEIFYRRNQQAAQMAKDRTFGDISKRMDLRARLQCKSFSWYLKNVYPEVFLPDLSPFRFGSVKNVGKDSCLDAGENNEGGKQLIMYPCHGLGGNQYFEYSTHHEIRHNIQKELCLHGAEGAVKLEDCQYKGRKTFVGAEQKWELKDNQLFHIPGWNMCLSARNEHPSLVICNPADRYQLWSFV